A single Simkaniaceae bacterium DNA region contains:
- a CDS encoding histidine phosphatase family protein — MQKVYLCRHGETEWSKTGRHTSYTDLELTKNGEKEAELLKKKIAHLSHLKTFISPLKRARQTAAIASFKGVVLDDLSEWNYGEYEGMTTAEIRKIEPRWNIFTHGARGGESIEAIQERTQRVIHLIKQQEEDVILFSSGHFTRALAASWMEESIELGRHLVLSTASLSVLGYEHDYPAILCWNHT; from the coding sequence ATGCAAAAAGTTTATTTATGCCGTCACGGCGAGACAGAATGGTCCAAAACCGGCCGTCATACAAGCTATACCGATCTTGAACTGACGAAAAACGGTGAAAAAGAAGCTGAGCTTTTAAAGAAAAAAATTGCTCATCTCTCTCACTTAAAAACTTTTATCAGCCCCCTCAAGCGCGCCCGCCAAACGGCCGCAATTGCCTCCTTTAAAGGCGTTGTACTTGATGATCTTTCCGAGTGGAATTATGGCGAATATGAGGGGATGACAACAGCTGAAATCCGCAAAATCGAACCCCGGTGGAATATTTTTACGCATGGGGCACGCGGAGGAGAAAGCATCGAAGCAATACAAGAAAGAACTCAACGCGTGATTCATCTGATCAAACAGCAAGAAGAAGATGTCATTTTATTTTCATCAGGTCATTTTACTCGGGCTTTAGCTGCAAGCTGGATGGAAGAATCGATAGAATTGGGACGTCATCTGGTCTTATCAACGGCGAGCTTATCCGTTTTAGGCTATGAACACGATTATCCGGCTATTCTTTGCTGGAATCACACATAA
- a CDS encoding protein kinase: MANAVRASLLRALPAGDLESDLELIEKRDGGITSLIRRCGPLTNVMSNFERTAAQKREREARPLISRGLTVIVWLPERLGSVETAYLGGLFKDMVTGLRSQLSAEGVSDDLSLSLMRDARKADFFCGYLLAVRQGLTSPSFISRGIGKIEVPKIVNDYGQMILSGAPIRYEHLERARLGAVAKRSCDSQAWAEKFIVINGKDVRFENENVVNLLLSALKVKNIVKHLFTYISSGTSLGVFNANHIIATELYDADLFNVLVGDPLREKISTEAFLKMFEKIVLTVKELHSHGIMHGDIKLDNVFLKNGEPFLGDFDCAGEKGRFYSATNWSAPPELIGPSRDKIAHTIWNSSAALSPEMDVWALGCMLFAGFSREKYPFELELLKSEDVYDQGIVDEAWKYSLLEDEYYACEESEKYGEWVYKILSGCFKVDPEKRITLDALLDKLHSHPVFKDHPEASSDATAGSST, translated from the coding sequence ATGGCTAATGCAGTGCGCGCGAGTTTACTGAGGGCTTTGCCTGCAGGGGATTTAGAGAGTGATCTTGAGCTGATAGAAAAAAGAGACGGGGGGATTACCAGTCTTATCCGTAGATGCGGGCCTTTAACGAATGTGATGAGCAATTTTGAGCGCACCGCAGCGCAAAAAAGAGAAAGAGAGGCTCGCCCTCTTATCAGTAGGGGTTTGACTGTTATAGTCTGGCTTCCCGAACGGTTAGGTTCAGTCGAGACTGCGTATTTAGGTGGTCTTTTTAAAGATATGGTTACAGGGCTTCGTAGCCAACTATCTGCTGAAGGAGTGAGTGATGACCTTAGTCTTAGTCTTATGCGCGATGCAAGAAAGGCTGATTTTTTCTGTGGCTATCTATTAGCTGTGAGGCAGGGGTTGACATCTCCTTCATTTATATCTCGCGGTATTGGAAAAATAGAGGTTCCTAAAATAGTCAATGATTATGGACAAATGATTTTGTCCGGTGCTCCGATTAGATATGAGCACCTTGAAAGGGCTCGGCTTGGAGCTGTTGCAAAACGAAGTTGTGATTCTCAAGCATGGGCTGAAAAGTTTATTGTTATTAATGGCAAAGATGTTCGATTTGAGAATGAAAATGTTGTTAATCTATTGCTGTCGGCTTTAAAGGTTAAAAATATCGTCAAACATTTATTTACGTATATTTCCTCCGGAACATCACTGGGTGTATTTAATGCGAATCATATCATTGCGACTGAGCTGTATGATGCTGATTTATTCAATGTTCTGGTAGGGGATCCCTTAAGAGAAAAAATCTCAACAGAAGCTTTTTTAAAGATGTTTGAGAAAATAGTCCTGACAGTTAAGGAATTGCATTCCCATGGGATTATGCATGGCGATATCAAATTGGATAATGTCTTTCTAAAAAATGGGGAGCCTTTCTTAGGGGATTTTGATTGTGCAGGAGAAAAGGGCCGTTTTTATTCAGCTACAAATTGGTCCGCTCCGCCTGAGCTTATAGGGCCTTCACGCGATAAAATAGCTCACACGATTTGGAACAGTAGCGCAGCGCTTTCACCTGAAATGGATGTATGGGCTTTAGGGTGTATGTTATTTGCCGGATTCAGTCGAGAAAAATACCCCTTTGAACTCGAGCTTTTAAAATCAGAAGATGTGTATGACCAGGGAATAGTTGACGAAGCTTGGAAATACAGTCTTCTTGAAGATGAATATTACGCATGTGAGGAGTCCGAAAAATATGGCGAGTGGGTATATAAGATCTTATCCGGTTGCTTTAAAGTCGATCCTGAAAAGCGAATAACTCTTGATGCGCTTTTAGATAAGCTGCATTCACACCCGGTTTTTAAAGATCATCCGGAAGCGTCTTCTGATGCAACAGCCGGCAGCTCAACATAA